A single window of Intrasporangium calvum DSM 43043 DNA harbors:
- a CDS encoding MCE family protein, with product MITRGVRVRLAAFLLLSLGLVSVLSASYVGLTDKVLGGSYVVSADLADSGGIFVGAEVTYRGVTVGSVEGLRLNGDGVLVDARLDRGTEVPADTRAVVENRSAVGEQYLDLQPRRDGGPFLAAGDVIPRASTATPLRIDRLLTHVNRTVKSVPQESLVTTIDELAAAFRGGGADLQRLIDSGNSLTRAAADALPETVRLIDDGRIVLRTQVAGADDLRTTVTGFADVTDALRLADPDLRVVLDRGALAADELDRLVQENRTGLAALIANFITIGNVTTARLDGIEQVLVTYPEVVEGGYTVVPGDGTAHFGLVLNAEDPPACEVGYEGTQKVEPHRTVDLPPTNLDAHCAAPRGSGTNVRGAQNAPRPTRGGGQSHPGSRGTEPITLPGPGVTPGGPASLFVQAPVAPTGPSGPRSWLWLMQEAVR from the coding sequence ATGATCACCCGCGGCGTGCGCGTCCGTCTCGCAGCCTTCCTCCTGCTGTCCCTCGGCCTCGTGTCCGTCCTCTCGGCGAGCTACGTCGGCCTCACCGACAAGGTGCTCGGCGGCAGCTACGTCGTCTCGGCGGACCTCGCCGACTCGGGCGGGATCTTCGTCGGCGCCGAGGTCACCTACCGCGGGGTGACCGTCGGCAGTGTCGAAGGACTGCGGCTCAACGGCGACGGCGTCCTCGTCGACGCGCGGCTCGACCGCGGCACCGAGGTTCCCGCAGACACCAGGGCCGTCGTCGAGAACCGCTCCGCCGTGGGGGAGCAGTACCTCGACCTCCAGCCGCGCCGCGACGGCGGCCCCTTCCTCGCCGCGGGCGACGTCATCCCCAGGGCCAGCACGGCCACCCCCCTGCGGATCGACCGGCTCCTCACGCACGTCAACCGGACGGTGAAGTCGGTCCCCCAGGAGTCGCTCGTCACGACCATCGACGAGCTCGCCGCGGCGTTCCGGGGCGGTGGGGCGGACCTGCAACGGCTCATCGACTCCGGCAACAGCCTCACCCGCGCGGCGGCGGACGCCCTCCCGGAGACCGTCCGGCTCATCGACGACGGGCGGATCGTGCTGCGCACCCAGGTGGCCGGGGCCGACGACCTGCGGACGACGGTCACGGGCTTCGCGGACGTCACGGATGCCCTGCGGCTCGCCGACCCGGACCTCCGCGTCGTCCTCGACCGCGGGGCGCTCGCGGCCGACGAGCTCGACCGCCTCGTGCAGGAGAACCGGACCGGCCTCGCCGCCCTCATCGCGAACTTCATCACCATCGGGAACGTCACCACGGCCCGCCTCGACGGGATCGAGCAGGTCCTCGTCACCTACCCCGAGGTCGTCGAGGGCGGGTACACCGTGGTCCCCGGGGACGGTACGGCGCACTTCGGGCTCGTCCTCAACGCCGAGGACCCGCCCGCGTGTGAGGTGGGGTACGAGGGCACGCAGAAGGTGGAGCCGCACCGGACCGTCGACCTGCCACCCACGAACCTCGACGCCCACTGCGCGGCGCCGCGTGGGTCCGGCACCAACGTGCGTGGCGCCCAGAACGCCCCGCGGCCGACACGCGGAGGCGGCCAGTCCCACCCCGGGTCCCGGGGCACGGAGCCGATCACCCTTCCCGGCCCGGGCGTGACCCCGGGCGGGCCGGCGTCGTTGTTCGTGCAGGCGCCCGTCGCCCCGACGGGTCCCTCCGGGCCGCGAAGCTGGCTCTGGCTGATGCAGGAGGCCGTGCGCTGA
- a CDS encoding MCE family protein, whose amino-acid sequence MRTSQRSRGALAALVVGVTAGVAGCSAADLPLPGGAGTGSDSYAVTVEFADVLDLVPQSSVKVNQVTVGSVEAIEVVGWTAVVRLRLPASLVLPDNTVAELQQTSLLGEKYVSLAEPTDAPPTGRLAEGDRIPLDRSARHPEIEEVLGAMSLLLNGGGVAQLKTIEVELNHAMRGRSDDIRSVVHELGTFIGGLDDQKADIVRAIDSLDGLADTLSENQDTIAAALDELPKGLKVLADQREQLTAMLTALADLGEVGTRVIRGSREDLEANLRALEPILTRLNEAGDSLPQSYQLLLTYPFPASSAAAIKGDFTNLWVTLDTDVQGLADGMGVARPPDGSGSWTALFDSEVSR is encoded by the coding sequence ATGAGGACGTCGCAGCGGTCCCGCGGGGCCCTCGCTGCCCTCGTGGTCGGTGTCACCGCCGGGGTGGCGGGGTGCAGCGCAGCCGACCTCCCGCTCCCGGGCGGAGCCGGCACGGGCTCCGACTCCTACGCGGTGACCGTCGAGTTCGCCGACGTGCTGGACCTCGTGCCGCAGTCCTCGGTCAAGGTCAACCAGGTGACGGTCGGGTCGGTCGAAGCCATCGAGGTCGTCGGGTGGACGGCCGTCGTGCGGCTGCGACTGCCCGCCAGCCTCGTCCTGCCGGACAACACCGTGGCCGAGCTCCAGCAGACCTCCCTGCTCGGTGAGAAGTACGTCTCGCTCGCCGAGCCCACGGACGCTCCCCCGACCGGGCGACTCGCGGAAGGGGACCGCATCCCGCTCGACCGCTCCGCCCGCCACCCCGAGATCGAGGAGGTCCTCGGCGCGATGTCCCTCCTCCTCAACGGCGGGGGCGTCGCCCAGCTCAAGACGATCGAGGTGGAGCTGAACCACGCCATGCGCGGGCGCAGTGACGACATCCGCAGCGTCGTCCACGAGCTCGGCACCTTCATCGGCGGGCTCGACGACCAGAAGGCCGACATCGTCCGGGCCATCGACAGCCTCGACGGGCTGGCCGACACCCTCTCCGAGAACCAGGACACCATCGCAGCCGCCCTCGACGAGCTGCCCAAGGGCCTCAAGGTCCTGGCCGACCAGCGAGAGCAGCTCACCGCGATGCTCACCGCGCTAGCCGACCTCGGTGAGGTGGGGACCCGGGTCATCCGCGGCTCGCGCGAGGACCTCGAGGCCAACCTCCGCGCCCTCGAACCGATCCTCACCCGGCTCAACGAGGCCGGGGACAGCCTGCCCCAGTCCTACCAGCTGCTGCTCACCTACCCCTTCCCGGCGTCCTCGGCCGCCGCGATCAAGGGCGACTTCACCAACCTCTGGGTCACCCTCGACACCGACGTGCAGGGCCTCGCCGACGGCATGGGCGTGGCCCGCCCACCCGACGGGTCGGGCTCCTGGACAGCACTCTTCGACAGCGAGGTCTCCCGATGA
- a CDS encoding MCE family protein has translation MPGRHRPPRVPDLGALSSRLLATVAAGLLLLGLVAGAVAFWPSGAPTTISADFTRAVGLYPGSDVRILGVKVGQVDVVEPQGRHVRVTFSVDSRHRIPADARAAIVAPSLVSDRYVQLLPVWTAGPAMADGARIPLSRTAVPVELDRVSQSLDDLMVALGPDGANKDGALSALLETSAANLDGNGARLNQTVRDLSRAVTTLADHKGDLFGTVQNLQTFTTMLADNNAAVRRLNSDLATVALQLREERDNLRGALENLGVALDEVSTFVKDNRSLVKADVDGLVSVTSSLVTQRQALAEALENAPVALTNLSHAYHPQTGTLDTRNNAKGLDDPLLLVCSILTGPTGTGNSGLCDDLKRAVEPRLPQLSAVPEGSTLRGEPQPGGLVDVRGADPTLGGLLGGAR, from the coding sequence ATGCCCGGCCGTCACCGACCCCCACGGGTCCCCGACCTCGGCGCCCTGTCCAGCCGACTGCTCGCCACGGTCGCGGCAGGACTGCTCCTGCTCGGCCTCGTCGCGGGGGCGGTCGCGTTCTGGCCGAGCGGCGCCCCGACGACGATCTCCGCCGACTTCACCCGCGCCGTCGGGCTCTATCCCGGCTCCGACGTCCGGATCCTCGGCGTCAAGGTCGGACAGGTCGACGTGGTCGAGCCCCAGGGTCGACACGTTCGAGTGACCTTCTCGGTGGACTCGCGACACCGCATCCCCGCCGACGCGAGGGCCGCCATCGTCGCGCCCTCGCTCGTGTCCGACCGCTACGTCCAGCTGCTGCCGGTGTGGACGGCGGGGCCGGCGATGGCCGACGGGGCCCGAATCCCCTTGTCCCGCACCGCGGTCCCCGTCGAGCTGGACCGGGTCTCGCAGAGCCTCGACGACCTCATGGTCGCCCTCGGGCCGGACGGCGCCAACAAGGACGGCGCCCTGAGCGCCCTGCTCGAGACGTCCGCCGCGAACCTCGACGGCAACGGAGCCCGCCTCAACCAGACCGTCCGGGACCTCTCCAGGGCGGTCACCACCCTCGCCGACCACAAGGGGGATCTCTTCGGGACGGTGCAGAACCTCCAGACCTTCACGACCATGCTCGCCGACAACAACGCGGCCGTGCGGCGGCTCAACTCGGACCTCGCGACCGTCGCGCTCCAGCTCCGCGAGGAGCGCGACAACCTCCGGGGCGCCCTCGAGAACCTCGGCGTGGCCCTGGACGAGGTCTCGACCTTCGTCAAGGACAACCGGAGCCTGGTCAAGGCCGACGTCGACGGGCTGGTCTCGGTGACGTCGTCGCTCGTCACGCAGCGGCAGGCGCTCGCCGAGGCGCTCGAGAACGCACCCGTCGCGCTGACCAACCTCTCGCACGCCTACCATCCGCAGACCGGAACCCTCGACACGCGCAACAATGCCAAGGGCCTGGACGACCCCCTCCTGCTCGTCTGCTCGATCCTCACCGGGCCGACCGGCACCGGGAACTCGGGACTGTGCGACGACCTCAAGCGGGCCGTCGAGCCCCGGCTGCCCCAGTTGTCCGCGGTCCCCGAGGGCAGCACCCTTCGCGGGGAGCCGCAGCCGGGTGGACTCGTCGACGTCAGGGGCGCGGACCCCACGCTCGGCGGGCTGCTGGGAGGTGCCCGATGA
- a CDS encoding MCE family protein, with translation MSRRSIPFRERNPVPIGLAGLVVIALLLVLAFNAASLPLIGGGTPFSAAFTEAGGIKPDDDVRIAGVKVGKVTGVDLEAGHVRVDFVITEDAPFGPTTRAAVRMKTILGEKYLALEPEGPGQLESGTQIPLARTVSSYDVITAFQDLTTTTERIDTDALAESLTVLATEFKDSPEHVRTTLDGLSRLSRTIAGRDEQLGRLLDRTEGVTGLVASRTDQLQSLIEDADLLMVELARRRQDIRTLFTNTSALAQQLTGLVRDNRAQLGPALRELHTTLDMLQKHDTALQRTISLMAPFTRVYANTLGTGRWFDTWVANLVVPVGAVGLAAPGTDLPDLVPPDAGTPDATGGGR, from the coding sequence ATGAGTCGCCGGTCCATCCCCTTCCGGGAGCGCAACCCCGTGCCCATCGGCCTGGCCGGGCTCGTCGTCATCGCCCTGCTGCTCGTCCTCGCCTTCAACGCCGCGAGCCTGCCCCTCATCGGTGGCGGCACCCCGTTCAGCGCGGCCTTCACTGAGGCCGGCGGGATCAAGCCCGACGACGACGTGCGCATCGCGGGCGTTAAGGTCGGGAAGGTCACCGGGGTCGACCTCGAGGCAGGCCACGTGCGAGTCGACTTCGTCATCACCGAGGACGCCCCCTTCGGTCCCACGACCCGAGCAGCGGTCCGGATGAAGACCATCCTCGGGGAGAAGTACCTCGCGCTCGAACCGGAGGGCCCGGGCCAGCTGGAGTCCGGCACCCAGATCCCGTTGGCGCGCACGGTGAGCTCGTACGACGTCATCACGGCCTTCCAGGACCTGACGACGACCACCGAACGGATCGACACGGATGCCCTCGCCGAGTCCCTGACCGTGCTCGCAACCGAGTTCAAGGACAGCCCCGAGCACGTCAGGACCACCCTCGACGGGCTCTCCCGGCTCTCCCGGACCATCGCCGGGCGCGACGAGCAGCTCGGCCGGCTGCTCGACCGCACCGAGGGCGTCACGGGCCTCGTCGCGTCCCGGACCGACCAGCTCCAGTCGCTCATCGAGGACGCCGACCTGCTCATGGTGGAGCTCGCCAGACGGCGACAGGACATCCGCACCCTCTTCACCAACACCTCGGCGCTCGCCCAGCAGCTCACCGGGCTCGTCCGGGACAACCGCGCACAGCTCGGTCCGGCGCTCCGTGAGCTGCACACGACGCTGGACATGCTCCAGAAGCACGACACCGCGCTCCAGCGGACCATCTCCCTGATGGCACCGTTCACGCGCGTCTACGCGAACACCCTCGGCACCGGCCGGTGGTTCGACACGTGGGTCGCCAACCTCGTCGTCCCCGTCGGCGCCGTCGGCCTGGCGGCACCCGGGACCGACCTGCCTGACCTCGTGCCGCCTGACGCCGGAACACCAGACGCCACAGGAGGAGGCCGCTGA
- a CDS encoding MCE family protein, producing MRTAGSLVKLVLFAAVTVLSTSILALTIANVQVGSKATYRAVFSDATGVLPGQDVRIAGVRVGEITGVRVGADRASAVVEFTVLTSSVLTRGTEATLKYRNLVGQRYLALAPGAGGATALADGATIPRERTHPALDLTALFNGFKPLFAALSPQDVNELSGLIVQTLQGEGGDIDELLARTASLTSTIADRDAVIGRTIDNLTAVLGTVEAHDDQLLSLIDQLQRFTSGLAEDRAAIGRTLSGINDLSAETADLLVTTRPLIKEDVAQLRTLAATLNKPANVREFESFITTVPGRLETLTRTATYGSWFNFYLCQFDTKGPILPGVSPRYTVAAERCS from the coding sequence ATGAGGACGGCAGGGAGCCTCGTCAAGCTCGTCCTCTTCGCCGCGGTGACGGTGTTGTCGACGAGCATCCTCGCCCTCACGATCGCCAACGTCCAGGTGGGCTCGAAGGCCACCTACCGGGCCGTCTTCAGCGACGCCACCGGCGTGCTGCCCGGCCAGGACGTGCGGATCGCCGGGGTGCGGGTCGGTGAGATCACCGGGGTGCGCGTCGGTGCGGACCGGGCCAGCGCCGTCGTCGAGTTCACGGTGCTCACGTCGTCGGTCCTCACCCGCGGCACCGAGGCGACGCTGAAGTACCGCAACCTCGTGGGCCAGCGCTACCTCGCCCTGGCACCGGGCGCCGGTGGCGCAACGGCACTCGCGGACGGGGCGACCATCCCCCGCGAACGGACCCACCCCGCCCTCGACCTCACCGCCCTCTTCAACGGCTTCAAGCCCCTCTTCGCCGCGTTGTCCCCGCAGGACGTCAACGAGCTGTCCGGGCTCATCGTCCAGACCCTGCAGGGTGAGGGCGGCGACATCGACGAGCTCCTCGCGCGCACGGCCTCGCTCACCTCGACGATCGCCGACCGGGACGCCGTCATCGGCCGGACCATCGACAACCTCACGGCCGTGCTCGGCACGGTCGAGGCCCACGACGACCAGCTCCTTTCCCTCATCGACCAGCTCCAGCGCTTCACCAGCGGGCTGGCCGAGGACCGCGCTGCCATCGGTCGCACCCTGTCCGGGATCAACGACCTGTCCGCCGAGACCGCGGACCTGCTCGTGACGACCCGTCCCCTCATCAAGGAGGACGTCGCCCAGCTGCGCACCCTCGCCGCGACGCTCAACAAGCCTGCGAACGTCCGTGAGTTCGAGTCGTTCATCACCACCGTGCCGGGGCGCCTGGAGACGCTGACCCGGACCGCGACCTACGGGTCCTGGTTCAACTTCTACCTCTGCCAGTTCGACACCAAGGGCCCCATCCTGCCCGGGGTCAGCCCCCGCTACACCGTTGCCGCCGAGAGGTGCTCATGA
- a CDS encoding MCE family protein, which produces MSTTKGIAAGPLTQHTRWRIGLKAYGVVFLVVLALLVSLAVASYQKRFTPVVLVTLETNRLGSQLQEHADVKLRGLVVGEVRTIEATQQGARLGLALDPEQASQIPADVSARLLPKTLFGERYVDLVPPADRAGVEGSERAAIAEGAVIGQDRARVAIELETVLDHLHPLLQTVHPAKLATALGALSTALEGRGEAIGEHVEVLDGYLKQINPTLPAIQEDLGLLADTLDTYDEVSPDLFRMVEALRVTNRTVVDKDQQLAGFLVGTAGFAQTLAGFLRDNERRIIQVGQVTRPTNELLARYSPIYPCFSQGLARWIPRIEGAFAEGRLHITLEVVPPRDAYTVGEEPRWLPKSGPDCATLPNPPGSQANPHQPPPSRDGADPAREHSLAPGLTAVPSGFVTGGPADSGTAGTAEEQQLVDALLAPDSQSEPSGIRTLLAGPVLRGTVVSNR; this is translated from the coding sequence ATGAGCACCACCAAGGGGATCGCTGCGGGCCCCCTGACGCAGCACACCCGCTGGCGAATCGGGCTCAAGGCGTACGGGGTGGTCTTCCTGGTCGTCCTCGCCCTCCTCGTCAGCCTGGCCGTGGCCTCCTACCAGAAGCGGTTCACCCCGGTGGTCCTCGTCACGCTCGAGACGAACCGCCTCGGCAGCCAGCTCCAGGAGCACGCCGACGTCAAGCTCCGTGGCCTGGTCGTCGGGGAGGTGCGCACCATCGAGGCGACCCAGCAGGGAGCCCGGCTCGGGCTGGCCCTGGATCCCGAGCAGGCCTCGCAGATCCCTGCCGACGTGAGCGCCCGGCTGCTGCCCAAGACCCTCTTCGGCGAGCGCTACGTCGACCTCGTCCCGCCGGCGGACCGAGCCGGCGTCGAGGGGTCGGAGCGAGCGGCCATCGCCGAGGGTGCCGTGATCGGGCAGGACCGCGCCCGGGTGGCCATCGAGCTGGAGACGGTCCTCGACCACCTCCACCCGCTGCTCCAGACGGTCCACCCCGCCAAGCTCGCGACCGCACTGGGCGCCCTCTCGACGGCCCTCGAGGGACGCGGCGAGGCCATCGGTGAGCACGTCGAGGTCCTCGACGGCTACCTCAAGCAGATCAACCCCACGCTCCCCGCCATCCAGGAGGACCTCGGCCTGCTGGCGGACACGCTCGACACGTACGACGAGGTCAGCCCGGACCTGTTCCGGATGGTCGAGGCGCTCCGCGTCACGAACCGGACCGTCGTCGACAAGGACCAGCAGCTGGCCGGGTTCCTCGTCGGCACCGCCGGCTTCGCACAGACGCTGGCCGGCTTCCTCCGGGACAACGAGCGGCGCATCATCCAGGTCGGCCAGGTCACCCGGCCGACGAACGAGCTGCTCGCCCGCTACTCGCCGATCTACCCCTGCTTCAGCCAGGGTCTCGCGCGCTGGATCCCGCGGATCGAGGGAGCCTTCGCCGAGGGACGACTCCACATCACGCTCGAAGTGGTGCCGCCGCGCGATGCCTACACGGTGGGCGAGGAGCCCCGGTGGCTGCCCAAGTCCGGGCCCGACTGCGCCACGCTGCCCAACCCGCCCGGTTCCCAAGCGAACCCGCACCAGCCACCACCCTCGCGGGACGGGGCGGATCCAGCGCGAGAACACTCCCTCGCACCGGGGCTCACCGCCGTCCCCTCGGGCTTCGTCACGGGCGGGCCCGCCGACAGCGGGACGGCAGGAACGGCGGAGGAGCAGCAGCTGGTGGACGCGCTGCTCGCCCCTGACAGCCAGAGCGAGCCCAGCGGCATCCGGACCCTGCTCGCCGGCCCCGTCCTGCGCGGCACGGTGGTGAGTAACCGATGA
- a CDS encoding MlaE family ABC transporter permease has product MSPVQAVSRPLARLAGRPGRGLESLGAQMRFYVRSLAWSGRTVRRYKKEVVRLLAEVSLGTGALSVIGGTVGVIAFMAFFTGTEVGLQGYSALEQLGTGAFTGFFSAYFNTREIAPLVAGLALAATVGCGFTAQLGAMRISEEVDALEVMGVPSLPYLVTTRMIAGFVAVVPLYVIGLLSSYAATRFIATTYFGQSEGTYDHYFHLFLPPGDIFWSFGKVMVFAVVIILIHCYYGYTASGGPAGVGVAVGTAVRTSIVAINVVDFFLSLAIWGATTSVRLAG; this is encoded by the coding sequence ATGAGTCCCGTTCAGGCAGTCTCCCGTCCGCTGGCCCGGCTCGCCGGCCGGCCCGGCCGTGGCCTCGAGTCGCTCGGGGCGCAGATGCGCTTCTATGTGCGGTCGCTCGCCTGGAGCGGACGGACGGTCCGGCGCTACAAGAAGGAGGTCGTGCGGCTGCTTGCCGAGGTCTCGCTGGGGACCGGGGCCCTGTCCGTCATCGGCGGCACGGTCGGAGTCATCGCCTTCATGGCCTTCTTCACCGGCACCGAGGTCGGCCTCCAGGGGTACTCGGCGCTGGAGCAGCTCGGGACGGGTGCCTTCACCGGCTTCTTCTCCGCCTACTTCAACACGCGCGAGATCGCCCCGCTCGTCGCCGGACTCGCCCTGGCGGCGACGGTCGGCTGCGGCTTCACCGCGCAGCTCGGGGCGATGCGGATCTCCGAGGAGGTCGACGCCCTCGAGGTGATGGGCGTGCCGTCCCTGCCCTACCTCGTGACGACCCGGATGATCGCCGGCTTCGTCGCCGTCGTCCCGCTCTACGTCATCGGACTGCTCAGCTCGTACGCTGCGACGCGGTTCATCGCGACGACGTACTTCGGGCAGTCCGAGGGCACCTACGACCACTACTTCCACCTCTTCCTGCCCCCGGGTGACATCTTCTGGTCGTTCGGGAAGGTGATGGTCTTCGCGGTCGTCATCATCCTCATCCACTGCTACTACGGCTACACCGCGTCCGGCGGTCCCGCGGGGGTGGGCGTCGCCGTCGGGACCGCGGTCCGGACGTCCATCGTCGCGATCAACGTCGTCGACTTCTTCCTCTCCCTGGCCATCTGGGGCGCGACGACGAGCGTTCGGCTCGCCGGATGA
- a CDS encoding MlaE family ABC transporter permease — translation MATPVTGVLRQSGSLFALALDVLRALPRRPFQVKEFIQQSWFLASVTILPTALVSIPFGAVIALQLGTLTRQLGAQSYTGAASVLAVLREASPIVTALLIAGAGGSAICADLGSRKIREEIDAMEVLGISPIQRLVVPRVLASMLVAVLLNGLVSVVGVVGGYVFNVIVQGGTPGAYIASFTAMAQLPDLWAGELKALVFGAIAGIVAAHKGLTAGGGPKGVGDAVNQSVVITFMLLFVVNFVITAVYFQVVPQKL, via the coding sequence ATGGCGACCCCCGTCACCGGTGTGCTCCGGCAGTCCGGCTCGCTCTTCGCCCTGGCCCTCGACGTCCTGCGCGCGCTGCCGCGGCGACCGTTCCAGGTCAAGGAGTTCATCCAGCAGTCCTGGTTCCTCGCGAGCGTCACGATCCTGCCGACGGCGTTGGTCTCGATCCCGTTCGGGGCCGTCATCGCGCTCCAGCTCGGGACGCTGACGCGCCAGCTCGGCGCACAGTCCTACACCGGCGCCGCGTCGGTCCTCGCCGTGCTCCGGGAGGCCTCGCCGATCGTCACGGCGCTGCTCATCGCCGGTGCGGGGGGCTCGGCGATCTGTGCCGACCTCGGTTCGCGCAAGATCCGTGAGGAGATCGACGCGATGGAGGTCCTCGGCATCAGTCCGATCCAGCGGCTCGTCGTGCCGCGGGTCCTCGCCTCGATGCTCGTCGCGGTCCTGCTCAACGGCCTCGTCTCCGTCGTGGGAGTCGTCGGCGGGTACGTCTTCAACGTCATCGTCCAAGGTGGCACGCCCGGCGCCTACATCGCGTCGTTCACGGCCATGGCGCAGCTGCCGGACCTCTGGGCCGGTGAGCTCAAGGCGCTCGTCTTCGGCGCCATCGCCGGCATCGTCGCGGCCCACAAGGGCCTGACCGCGGGTGGGGGACCCAAGGGGGTCGGGGACGCCGTCAACCAGAGCGTCGTCATCACCTTCATGTTGCTGTTCGTCGTCAACTTCGTCATCACGGCCGTGTACTTCCAGGTCGTCCCGCAGAAGCTCTAG
- a CDS encoding ABC transporter ATP-binding protein, whose protein sequence is MGVEIAVTGLTKTFGSQTIWRDVTLTIPAGEISVMLGPSGTGKSVFLKTLVGLLKPDAGSIVVGGQDVPRLREHDLYEIRKLFGVLFQDGALFGSMNLFDNVAFPLREHTKKAESDVRRIVMEKMDLVGLTGAERKLPGEISGGMRKRAGLARALVLDPEILLIDEPDSGLDPVRTSYINQLFIDLNAQIDATFLIVTHDINTARTVPDNIGLLYHRHLAMFGPREMLLSSEEPVVRQFLNAQTVGPIGMSEEKDADELAAESGQELPPLPPIPLQLSPSNGLRRRAQREPGEWCRTHAVTPPPGSFASADHAIPYAAGLAPAGALASRSGEVG, encoded by the coding sequence ATGGGTGTGGAGATCGCGGTCACGGGCCTGACCAAGACCTTCGGCTCGCAGACGATCTGGCGGGACGTGACGCTGACGATCCCTGCGGGGGAGATCTCCGTCATGCTCGGCCCCTCGGGGACCGGCAAGTCGGTGTTCCTCAAGACGCTCGTGGGGCTGCTCAAGCCGGATGCCGGCTCGATCGTCGTCGGGGGCCAGGACGTCCCTCGGCTGCGCGAACACGACCTCTACGAGATCCGCAAGCTCTTCGGCGTGCTCTTCCAGGACGGCGCGCTCTTCGGCTCGATGAACCTCTTCGACAACGTCGCGTTCCCGCTCCGCGAGCACACGAAGAAGGCCGAGTCAGACGTCCGGCGCATCGTCATGGAGAAGATGGACCTCGTCGGCCTGACCGGCGCCGAGCGCAAGCTGCCCGGTGAGATCTCCGGGGGGATGCGCAAGCGGGCCGGACTCGCGCGGGCCCTCGTGCTCGACCCGGAGATCCTGCTCATCGACGAGCCGGACTCGGGGCTCGACCCGGTGCGCACGTCCTACATCAACCAGCTCTTCATCGACCTCAACGCCCAGATCGATGCGACGTTCCTCATCGTCACGCACGACATCAACACCGCGCGGACGGTGCCCGACAACATCGGCCTGCTCTACCACCGCCACCTGGCGATGTTCGGGCCGCGGGAGATGCTCCTGTCATCGGAGGAGCCGGTGGTGCGCCAGTTCCTCAACGCGCAGACCGTCGGCCCGATCGGCATGTCCGAGGAGAAGGACGCCGACGAGCTCGCCGCGGAGTCCGGTCAGGAGCTGCCGCCACTGCCGCCGATCCCGCTCCAGCTGTCCCCGAGCAACGGCCTCCGCCGCCGCGCCCAGCGAGAGCCGGGCGAGTGGTGCCGCACGCACGCGGTGACCCCGCCCCCCGGCTCCTTCGCCTCCGCGGACCACGCCATCCCGTATGCCGCCGGGCTCGCTCCCGCTGGAGCCCTGGCCTCCCGCTCCGGCGAGGTGGGCTGA
- a CDS encoding LysR family transcriptional regulator ArgP, translated as MELDQLRALVTVVDHGTFEAAAAALHITPSAVSQRIKALEVSAGSVLVQRSRPVRPTERGAALLRSARQLLHLADEAWSDLRSPAAGSRPRVRLPIVVNADSIATWFPEALAAIAGTGLVDLEVRRDDEHVTADLLRTGEVMAAVTTEPTPVQGCRARRLGTMVYRAKAARSFVRQWFPDGASPDALAAAPVVHFDRKDRMQRTVLDSVAPGAEPPATFVPDSSQFVAAIRHGVGWGMVPDLQDPRDLLVNLDPRRTDRVELFWQAWKLSSPALDAVTAAVVAAAAAQLHQG; from the coding sequence ATGGAACTCGACCAGCTGCGCGCCCTCGTCACGGTCGTCGACCATGGGACGTTCGAGGCCGCCGCCGCGGCCCTGCACATCACGCCGAGCGCCGTGAGCCAGCGGATCAAGGCGCTGGAGGTGAGCGCCGGGTCCGTCCTCGTCCAGCGGTCCCGGCCGGTCCGGCCCACGGAGCGCGGCGCTGCGTTGCTGCGCAGCGCCCGTCAGCTGCTGCACCTCGCCGACGAGGCCTGGTCAGACCTCCGGTCACCCGCGGCAGGCTCCCGGCCGCGCGTGCGCCTGCCCATCGTCGTCAATGCGGACTCCATCGCCACGTGGTTCCCCGAGGCGCTGGCGGCGATCGCCGGCACCGGACTGGTCGACCTCGAGGTGCGTCGCGACGACGAGCACGTCACCGCGGACCTCCTGCGCACGGGTGAGGTCATGGCGGCGGTCACGACCGAGCCCACGCCGGTCCAGGGTTGCCGGGCCCGTCGCCTCGGGACGATGGTCTACCGGGCCAAGGCCGCGAGGTCCTTCGTTCGCCAGTGGTTCCCGGACGGAGCGAGCCCAGACGCTCTCGCCGCGGCACCGGTCGTCCACTTCGACCGCAAGGACCGGATGCAGCGCACCGTCCTCGACTCCGTGGCGCCCGGCGCGGAGCCGCCCGCGACGTTCGTGCCCGACTCCAGCCAGTTCGTCGCGGCCATTCGCCACGGCGTCGGCTGGGGCATGGTCCCGGACCTGCAGGATCCCCGGGACCTCCTGGTCAACCTCGACCCGAGGCGCACGGATCGCGTCGAGCTCTTCTGGCAGGCGTGGAAGCTCTCGTCGCCCGCCCTCGACGCGGTCACGGCAGCGGTCGTGGCTGCCGCCGCGGCCCAGCTGCACCAGGGCTGA